From the genome of Suricata suricatta isolate VVHF042 chromosome 3, meerkat_22Aug2017_6uvM2_HiC, whole genome shotgun sequence, one region includes:
- the GBX2 gene encoding homeobox protein GBX-2: protein MSAAFPPSLMMMQRPLGSSTAFSIDSLIGSPPQPKRQSAKGAKGPSGGGKGERKTSVRNVIKRRLVLLSVGAVRGQGKDESKVEDDPKGKEESFSLESDLDYSSDDNLTGQAPHKEEDAGHALEEAPPSGGAAGSTTSTGKNRRRRTAFTSEQLLELEKEFHCKKYLSLTERSQIAHALKLSEVQVKIWFQNRRAKWKRVKAGNANSKTGEPSRNPKIVVPIPVHVSRFAIRSQHQQLEQARP from the exons ATGAGCGCAGCGTTCCCGCCGTCGCTGATGATGATGCAGCGCCCGCTGGGGAGTAGTACCGCCTTCAGCATAGACTCGCTGATCGGCAGCCCGCCGCAGCCCA AAAGACAATCCGCTAAGGGAGCGAAAGGCCCGAGTGGCggtgggaagggggaaaggaagaccaGTGTGCGAAATGTAATAAAACGCCgtttggttttgctttcagtCGGGGCTGTCAGAGGGCAAGGGAAAGACGAGTCAAAGGTGGAAGACGACCCGAAGGGCAAAGAGGAGAGTTTCTCGCTGGAGAGCGATCTGGACTACAGCTCGGATGACAATCTGACTGGCCAGGCGCCTCACAAGGAGGAAGACGCCGGTCACGCGCTGGAGGAGGCCCCGCCGAGCGGCGGCGCCGCGGGCAGCACCACGTCCACGGGCAAGAACCGGCGGCGGCGGACTGCCTTCACCAGCGAGCAGCTGCTGGAGCTGGAGAAGGAGTTTCACTGCAAAAAGTACCTGTCGCTGACCGAGCGCTCGCAGATCGCCCACGCCCTTAAACTCAGCGAGGTGCAGGTGAAAATCTGGTTCCAGAACCGCCGGGCCAAGTGGAAACGGGTGAAGGCCGGCAATGCCAATTCCAAGACAGGCGAGCCCTCCAGGAACCCCAAGATCGTCGTGCCCATCCCCGTCCACGTCAGCAGGTTCGCGATCAGAAGTCAGCATCAGCAGCTGGAGCAGGCCCGGCCCTGA